One segment of Cyprinus carpio isolate SPL01 chromosome A17, ASM1834038v1, whole genome shotgun sequence DNA contains the following:
- the LOC109053088 gene encoding keratinocyte-associated protein 3-like — MCDFDKQRGPGRLMKKGLTLIVIGHVNFILSAIVHGSVLRHISKPSNAISTEYTVSNIISVTSGLLSIASGIVAILVSRNITNLKLHIGLLVSSFLNAFLSLACLVGLILAISMTISADGSTLMKGCNYTNVPVNARSPVIVNCPFDATRIYDTTLALWFTCATFTALEAGLSVWCFIVGLQLRGIGPCAQTYIREQLEEYALASGSKMDQDHTTQGERLIAHHSASA; from the exons ATGTGTGATTTTG ACAAGCAGAGGGGCCCTGGGCGGCTGATGAAGAAAGGACTGACCCTCATTGTCATCGGTCATGTTAATTTCATCCTGAGTGCCATTGTCCATGGCAGCGTGTTACGCCACATATCCAAACCCAGCAATGCAATCTCAACAGAATATACCGTATCAAACATCATCTCTGTCACCTCAGGACTGCTG AGCATTGCAAGTGGAATTGTTGCAATATTGGTGTCAAGGAATATAACCAACTTGAAACTG CACATCGGTCTGTTAGTGAGTTCCTTTCTGAACGCCTTTCTCTCGCTGGCGTGTTTAGTGGGTCTGATTCTGGCGATCAGTATGACCATTTCAGCCGACGGGAGCACGCTCATGAAAGGATGTAATTACACTAACGTGCCTGTGAATGCACGGTCTCCGGTCATCGTCAACTGTCCTTTTGATGCCACTCGCATCTAT GATACAACTCTTGCTCTGTGGTTCACCTGTGCTACATTCACCGCACTGGAGGCTGGACTGTCTGTGTGGTGCTTTATTGTGGGTCTCCAGTTAAGAGGCATCGGACCCTGTGCTCAAACCTACATCAGAGAGCAG CTGGAAGAGTATGCACTGGCATCAGGATCAAAAATGGACCAAGACCACACGACTCAAGGCGAGCGTCTCATTGCACATCACTCTGCCAGCGCTTAG